One genomic segment of Dehalococcoidia bacterium includes these proteins:
- a CDS encoding MaoC/PaaZ C-terminal domain-containing protein — MQKAYYEDIKLHEKYRSKEYLLTEEKIVEFGEEWDPDPFHTDPEFAKTSRFGGVIAPAVLLMAIWVKLVREQEPKRAYITGLGWDEVRFLLPARPGDRIVWEEEPLSKRESKSDPTAGIVRCAMRLLNQRGEPVLTFMGTALIEKRLEGQRQPDQRLDFDAG; from the coding sequence ATGCAGAAAGCATATTACGAAGATATCAAGCTACACGAGAAGTACAGGTCCAAAGAGTATCTTCTCACCGAAGAGAAGATCGTGGAATTTGGCGAAGAATGGGACCCTGACCCATTTCACACCGATCCTGAATTTGCCAAGACGTCCAGGTTCGGTGGTGTAATTGCGCCAGCGGTCCTCCTCATGGCAATTTGGGTCAAGCTGGTCAGAGAGCAGGAGCCCAAAAGGGCGTACATCACCGGATTAGGCTGGGACGAAGTTCGTTTCCTGCTTCCTGCTCGTCCGGGCGATCGCATTGTATGGGAAGAGGAACCACTGTCCAAACGGGAATCCAAGTCTGATCCAACTGCTGGTATTGTCCGTTGCGCTATGAGGTTGCTTAATCAAAGAGGTGAGCCAGTACTCACTTTTATGGGGACCGCGCTAATTGAGAAACGACTTGAGGGGCAGCGCCAGCCTGATCAGCGGCTCGATTTTGACGCTGGTTGA
- a CDS encoding metalloregulator ArsR/SmtB family transcription factor produces MTVQDHSTGNAWRSTNKLDIPKRYPKDVKVLSALSDLTRVSIIYLLGTKGSMDAGEIASYFDMSKPAVSHHLSILTANDLVQRKRVGQHIYYSFDYRALAKSFREMAENMEKWSPRTDKGTDSPEAKESAD; encoded by the coding sequence ATGACTGTTCAAGATCATTCGACCGGGAACGCATGGCGCTCGACCAACAAGTTGGATATACCGAAGAGGTATCCCAAAGATGTGAAAGTGCTGTCCGCCTTGTCCGACCTGACCCGGGTATCTATCATTTATTTGCTGGGAACAAAGGGCAGCATGGACGCAGGCGAGATAGCGAGCTACTTCGATATGAGTAAACCGGCGGTATCTCACCATCTCTCAATATTGACAGCGAATGATTTGGTGCAGAGGAAACGCGTTGGCCAACACATTTACTATTCATTTGACTACCGAGCTCTCGCAAAGTCCTTTAGGGAGATGGCTGAGAATATGGAGAAATGGAGCCCACGTACTGATAAGGGAACGGACTCACCTGAGGCCAAAGAATCAGCAGATTGA
- a CDS encoding FAD-dependent oxidoreductase has protein sequence MLQCLFQPITIGEMTLRNRIVMAPMGTGYNDPGGYVSKRNIAYYAARARGGVGMITLEGACVDYPQGSPGGGLNIDDDKYLPGLSRLADAIKKKGAHPCQQLIHAGRYTPGRVMGVQPVAPSAIASRYTGEMPRELTTSQVEAIIEKFAEAGLRAKKAGFSAVELVGNSGYLISEFMSVITNKRTDRFGGDAVGRAAFLVEIVKAIRQNVGPGFPISCKLSIDECLGVPKTIEASQVIASMAQDAGANIIHCWAGWHESPTPMMPMSVSRGAFVYLAEAIKKVVSIPVTTVGRINDPILADRIIAEGKADLVAMGRALIADPELPNKAREGRFDEIRMCLGCCYCLESAIHSARDGDREAAVQCTVNAEVGREWKEPVKSTSKAKDVLIIGGGPAGMEAARMLAVRGHRPTIWERNDKLGGNLHLASIPPHKEEIANVNRYLSRQMQLLGVKVQLGKNATPKAILDSGFTDVIVATGAVPIVPDILGIERNNVILATEMLKGREVGGKVVVVGGGLIGCETAEFLAEKGKQVTIVEMLDRIGADIGPASRFFTLDRLKKFGVEMRAKTRLTGITESTVQVNCNGQEQSISADTVVLAVGMKAEDSLYSILKGKLPLNNRPNLYAVGDCAGARRIADAIHEGWQVAGAI, from the coding sequence GTGCTGCAATGCTTGTTTCAGCCGATTACCATAGGAGAAATGACCCTCAGGAACAGGATTGTAATGGCGCCGATGGGCACCGGCTACAACGACCCGGGAGGGTATGTCAGTAAGCGTAACATCGCCTATTATGCCGCACGGGCCAGGGGTGGTGTGGGGATGATCACTTTGGAAGGTGCCTGCGTCGACTATCCCCAGGGATCCCCTGGCGGAGGGTTGAACATCGACGACGACAAATATCTCCCCGGCCTGAGCAGGCTCGCGGACGCCATCAAGAAAAAAGGGGCGCACCCCTGCCAGCAACTGATTCACGCCGGCCGCTATACGCCGGGGCGGGTGATGGGAGTACAGCCAGTGGCTCCCTCTGCCATCGCGTCGCGCTACACCGGCGAGATGCCCCGTGAGCTTACCACTAGCCAGGTGGAAGCGATTATTGAGAAGTTCGCCGAGGCAGGATTAAGAGCCAAGAAAGCCGGATTCAGCGCCGTGGAACTGGTAGGCAACTCCGGCTACCTTATCAGCGAGTTCATGTCGGTAATCACCAACAAGAGGACTGACCGCTTCGGTGGCGACGCCGTTGGCCGGGCCGCCTTCCTGGTGGAGATCGTCAAAGCCATCCGGCAGAACGTGGGGCCGGGATTCCCCATCTCCTGCAAGCTCAGCATCGATGAATGTTTAGGGGTCCCGAAGACAATCGAAGCTTCACAGGTCATCGCCAGCATGGCTCAGGATGCGGGAGCGAATATCATTCACTGCTGGGCCGGCTGGCACGAATCCCCCACCCCTATGATGCCGATGTCGGTGTCCCGAGGGGCATTTGTGTATCTGGCCGAAGCCATCAAGAAAGTGGTGAGCATACCGGTGACCACGGTAGGCAGGATAAACGACCCCATCCTCGCCGATCGAATCATCGCCGAAGGTAAAGCGGACCTTGTGGCTATGGGAAGGGCGCTGATCGCTGATCCCGAACTGCCCAACAAAGCCAGAGAAGGCAGGTTTGATGAAATTAGGATGTGCCTCGGCTGCTGTTATTGCCTGGAAAGTGCCATTCACTCCGCCAGAGACGGCGATAGGGAAGCCGCTGTTCAATGTACCGTCAACGCGGAGGTGGGCAGGGAGTGGAAAGAGCCGGTGAAGTCCACGAGCAAAGCAAAGGATGTCCTGATAATAGGCGGAGGACCGGCGGGCATGGAGGCAGCTAGAATGCTGGCCGTACGGGGGCACCGTCCAACCATCTGGGAGCGCAATGATAAACTCGGTGGAAATCTGCACTTGGCTTCGATCCCGCCGCATAAGGAAGAGATAGCCAACGTGAACCGGTACTTGAGCCGGCAGATGCAATTACTGGGCGTAAAGGTGCAACTCGGCAAGAATGCTACGCCGAAGGCGATCCTAGATTCCGGATTCACCGATGTAATTGTCGCCACCGGTGCTGTACCAATCGTGCCTGATATTCTGGGGATCGAGAGGAATAACGTTATTCTCGCGACCGAAATGCTGAAAGGCAGGGAGGTCGGTGGGAAAGTCGTGGTGGTCGGCGGGGGACTCATCGGCTGCGAGACGGCCGAGTTCCTTGCGGAGAAGGGCAAGCAAGTGACCATCGTCGAGATGCTGGATCGCATTGGGGCGGATATCGGCCCGGCTAGTCGCTTTTTCACTTTGGACAGACTTAAGAAGTTCGGCGTCGAGATGCGAGCAAAGACCCGGCTCACCGGGATCACCGAAAGTACGGTCCAGGTGAACTGCAACGGGCAGGAGCAATCCATTTCCGCCGATACTGTAGTGCTCGCCGTTGGTATGAAGGCTGAGGACTCCCTGTATTCAATTCTCAAAGGTAAGCTGCCCTTGAATAATAGGCCGAATTTGTACGCTGTCGGTGATTGCGCCGGGGCTCGCCGGATCGCCGATGCCATCCACGAGGGCTGGCAGGTCGCTGGTGCGATCTGA
- a CDS encoding pyruvate formate lyase family protein — protein MVVKMSTGAQKPSRFASGERPRKLKSKRVRKSTVVTRIDGGLDRSTTQFTYLPGVRICFETARLMTESYQSTEGQPEVIRRARALDHILSHMTVYISDDELIVGNIASDPYGLPIHPELQWKDMDKAIKGDLAHMVDECGRTEWEKIRNYWKGKTIDDRMFSILPDEIKKVLGPGGKTEMTWAAQWSSQKGLGSPNYHTLFDLGLNGVIGKAEDRLRRLGAELKEESISSDAYIDKLNSLQAMIIAGKALISFSGRYAALAREMASKEQNAERGEELLQIAEVCDWIPGNPPRTFHEALQAWYLTHMVTRFIEYHGQGEGSRLDVLLNPLYQKDIEANRITREQAQELLECAWMKMEEIGEVETSAVHRGEEGASLYQIINIGGVTPDGDDATNEMSFLIIDACEAIQATQPSIVLRYHPTINPELISRAIDMIRTGIGHPAFINDNAVIPYLLNRGIPLRDARNWTSGGCLQPIIPGKAMQKTHGLAAALLVPKVLEVAMNQGKSMTTGIQLGCVTPDPTTFKSFDEVLDAYEAQWAYQIEHVAKVEALACSLYRRTLQRPLMSALTDDCIERGQDCMEEFYHSLPTVHNVGQMNVIDSMAAIKKLVFDEKTVSMAELIDAWKNNFKGKDELFKKMRKSPKFGNDDDYVDLLAREICNREQYAVERFRTESGFMFTLEGSTASMYFPWSIGALSTPDGRRSDESFADGSISPMRGRDTNGPTAVLKSVGKVNPKYSMLLNQKFFPKFLEGKAKALFVAYLRTWADLGCWHVQFNVVSPEVLQDAQKHPENHGDLIVRVAGYSAHFVDLSIGLQNEIIQRTTQSLG, from the coding sequence ATGGTCGTGAAGATGTCAACCGGTGCACAAAAGCCGTCGCGATTCGCCAGCGGTGAGAGGCCTCGAAAGCTCAAGAGCAAAAGGGTTCGCAAGAGCACGGTAGTTACCAGGATAGATGGTGGATTGGATCGTTCGACAACTCAATTCACCTATTTGCCGGGGGTCAGGATTTGCTTTGAGACAGCAAGATTGATGACCGAATCTTACCAGTCCACCGAGGGACAGCCTGAGGTTATCCGGAGAGCTAGGGCGCTGGATCATATTCTGAGCCACATGACGGTATACATCAGCGATGATGAACTGATCGTGGGGAATATCGCCAGCGACCCTTATGGTCTGCCCATCCACCCGGAACTCCAGTGGAAGGATATGGACAAGGCCATTAAGGGCGATCTGGCGCACATGGTGGATGAATGCGGCAGGACAGAGTGGGAGAAGATTCGCAACTACTGGAAAGGAAAAACCATTGATGACAGAATGTTTTCAATTTTGCCTGACGAGATAAAGAAGGTTCTGGGCCCTGGTGGTAAGACGGAGATGACCTGGGCCGCGCAATGGTCGTCACAGAAGGGGTTGGGGTCTCCCAACTATCACACACTCTTCGATCTTGGTCTCAATGGAGTCATCGGTAAGGCCGAAGACAGGCTGCGCCGGCTTGGAGCTGAGCTCAAAGAGGAGAGTATCTCCAGCGATGCATATATCGACAAGCTCAATAGTCTCCAGGCCATGATCATCGCCGGCAAGGCGTTGATCAGCTTCTCCGGCAGATATGCGGCGCTGGCCAGAGAAATGGCGTCCAAAGAGCAGAATGCCGAACGCGGCGAGGAGCTGTTACAGATCGCGGAGGTATGCGACTGGATACCCGGCAATCCCCCGCGGACTTTTCACGAGGCCTTGCAGGCGTGGTACCTGACTCACATGGTCACCCGGTTTATCGAGTACCACGGCCAGGGCGAAGGCAGCCGATTGGACGTATTGCTGAACCCATTGTATCAGAAGGACATCGAGGCTAACAGGATCACCCGGGAACAAGCCCAGGAGCTTCTGGAATGTGCCTGGATGAAAATGGAGGAAATCGGCGAGGTAGAAACCTCGGCCGTTCATCGCGGTGAGGAAGGTGCCAGCCTGTATCAGATCATCAATATCGGAGGCGTCACCCCGGACGGTGACGATGCTACCAATGAAATGTCTTTCCTGATTATCGATGCCTGTGAAGCGATACAGGCAACCCAGCCCAGCATCGTGCTGAGATACCATCCCACCATCAACCCGGAGCTGATCAGCAGAGCCATAGACATGATACGAACCGGCATCGGCCATCCGGCGTTTATCAATGATAACGCGGTCATTCCCTATCTACTCAACAGGGGAATTCCGCTCAGAGATGCGCGGAACTGGACATCCGGCGGATGCCTCCAGCCGATAATCCCGGGTAAGGCCATGCAGAAAACTCATGGACTAGCTGCCGCGCTCCTGGTGCCCAAGGTCCTGGAAGTTGCCATGAACCAGGGTAAGAGCATGACCACAGGGATCCAATTGGGCTGTGTTACCCCTGACCCCACCACATTCAAATCGTTCGACGAGGTGCTGGACGCTTATGAAGCCCAGTGGGCCTATCAAATCGAGCATGTAGCGAAGGTCGAAGCTCTGGCCTGTTCCCTCTACAGGCGGACTCTTCAGCGGCCCCTCATGTCTGCTTTGACCGACGATTGCATTGAGCGAGGCCAGGATTGCATGGAGGAATTCTACCATTCCCTGCCCACCGTCCATAATGTGGGCCAGATGAACGTCATCGATTCGATGGCGGCCATCAAGAAGCTCGTATTTGACGAGAAGACCGTCAGCATGGCGGAGTTGATCGATGCCTGGAAAAACAACTTCAAGGGTAAGGATGAGTTGTTCAAAAAGATGCGGAAGTCGCCGAAGTTCGGGAATGACGATGATTACGTTGACCTGCTGGCTCGGGAAATCTGCAATCGCGAGCAATACGCAGTCGAACGCTTCCGCACAGAATCCGGTTTCATGTTTACTCTGGAAGGCAGCACGGCCTCGATGTACTTTCCGTGGAGCATCGGAGCGCTGTCGACTCCCGATGGAAGAAGATCCGATGAGTCATTTGCCGACGGCAGTATATCCCCGATGCGCGGGAGAGATACTAACGGCCCGACGGCAGTGCTCAAATCAGTGGGCAAAGTGAATCCGAAATACTCAATGCTGTTGAACCAGAAGTTCTTCCCCAAGTTCCTTGAAGGAAAGGCCAAGGCGTTGTTCGTGGCATATCTGAGAACATGGGCTGACCTGGGATGCTGGCATGTGCAGTTCAACGTGGTCAGTCCCGAGGTCTTGCAGGACGCCCAGAAACATCCCGAGAACCATGGCGACTTGATCGTCAGGGTAGCAGGATATAGCGCCCATTTCGTGGACCTGAGCATCGGGCTCCAAAACGAGATCATCCAGCGGACGACACAGAGTCTTGGTTAA
- a CDS encoding CoA transferase, translating to MRLALARTGIIDALGEAETRYPGAVPAMGDNVTAVWLAYGIMLALFHRERTGEGQLVHGSLIGSLMDFASLGLQACLATKADIPRKSRKTAGNPMWNYYFTKDDLPLALGMTQTDPYWHDFCEALGKKDLESDPRFTSHDLRYANNEALIAILDQAFRGMTLAEWMKASKGRKVIWGSVNTFNHFINTDPQIRENDYIATYDHPVAGKIDAVGIVTQLSESPGGVRTHAPELGQHTEEILQELGYGWDSITALKDAKVI from the coding sequence ATGCGGCTTGCCCTTGCCAGGACAGGAATAATCGACGCGTTGGGTGAAGCTGAGACTCGGTACCCCGGAGCCGTGCCAGCAATGGGAGATAACGTTACAGCGGTATGGTTGGCTTATGGAATCATGCTCGCCCTCTTTCATCGTGAGCGTACCGGGGAGGGACAACTAGTACACGGCTCGTTGATCGGCAGCCTCATGGACTTTGCGTCTCTAGGGCTTCAGGCTTGTCTGGCCACTAAAGCCGACATACCTAGAAAGAGCAGGAAGACGGCTGGGAATCCTATGTGGAACTACTACTTCACAAAGGACGACCTCCCGCTTGCGCTGGGTATGACACAGACCGACCCATACTGGCACGATTTTTGTGAGGCGCTGGGCAAGAAGGACCTGGAATCTGACCCCAGATTCACGTCGCACGATTTAAGATATGCAAACAACGAGGCCCTCATCGCCATTCTGGATCAAGCCTTCAGGGGTATGACACTTGCCGAGTGGATGAAGGCATCCAAAGGGCGTAAGGTCATATGGGGTTCGGTCAATACATTCAATCACTTCATTAATACGGACCCTCAGATTCGGGAAAATGACTACATAGCAACGTATGATCACCCTGTAGCTGGCAAAATAGACGCTGTGGGAATCGTTACCCAATTGAGTGAGTCTCCGGGCGGGGTGAGAACCCATGCTCCAGAGCTTGGCCAACATACTGAGGAGATCCTCCAGGAGTTGGGCTATGGATGGGACAGCATTACCGCTCTTAAAGATGCAAAGGTCATATAG
- a CDS encoding CoA transferase: MGPLEGIKVVELGTFFAAPRCGRHLADMGADLIKVEPLRGDPLRGIEAVLGVPILEYNWTFELTNRNKRSLTLDLSTQQGKDIIYELVKKADIFLTSCLPYVQKKLEVDYETMRKVNPKIIFAEVTAWGLSGPDKDRDGYDAACPCQDRNNRRVG; this comes from the coding sequence ATGGGACCACTGGAGGGGATAAAGGTAGTGGAGTTGGGGACGTTCTTCGCAGCTCCGCGATGTGGCCGCCATCTGGCGGACATGGGGGCTGACCTGATCAAAGTGGAGCCATTGCGTGGCGATCCGCTTAGAGGTATTGAGGCGGTCCTCGGTGTGCCGATCCTTGAGTATAATTGGACGTTCGAGTTGACTAATCGTAATAAGAGGAGCCTCACGCTGGATTTGAGTACCCAACAAGGTAAAGACATTATTTACGAATTAGTCAAGAAAGCGGACATTTTTCTTACGAGTTGTTTGCCCTATGTTCAAAAGAAGCTTGAAGTCGACTACGAAACGATGCGTAAGGTGAACCCCAAGATCATATTCGCCGAGGTGACTGCTTGGGGTCTCAGCGGTCCTGACAAGGACAGGGACGGCTACGATGCGGCTTGCCCTTGCCAGGACAGGAATAATCGACGCGTTGGGTGA
- a CDS encoding 4Fe-4S dicluster domain-containing protein gives MASGYIAQYGYNDGSGEYWITIDSNFCDGCGSCVKACPEHVFEVIPDDYDDNVSMVKETVKKKLKYLCSSCKPISGERHLACIEACPLGGISHSW, from the coding sequence ATGGCTTCAGGTTACATCGCTCAATACGGCTACAACGACGGCTCCGGAGAGTATTGGATCACCATCGATTCCAATTTCTGCGATGGGTGCGGGAGTTGCGTCAAGGCTTGCCCGGAGCATGTATTTGAAGTGATCCCGGATGATTATGATGACAACGTCTCCATGGTGAAGGAAACGGTGAAAAAAAAGCTCAAGTACCTTTGCAGCTCGTGCAAGCCTATCAGCGGAGAGAGACATCTTGCCTGTATAGAGGCGTGTCCTTTAGGCGGAATCAGTCACTCCTGGTAA
- a CDS encoding acyl-CoA dehydratase activase: MLVKQSTRWSAYSWKDPDRDWTKAKNIVAGVDVGSVGSKALVLTDGQICCYSGMYTGSNSPRAAEDALNLALKDTGMKLENIQYTVGTGYGRVNVPFANKTITEIGCHARGAHWFFPSVRTILDMGGQDCKGIHCDETGRVTHFLMNDKCAAGTGRSMEIIGEMLGVPVDEIGDRSLDIVGEIPPVSSTCVVFAKSEAFSLLQDGVPLNEVLAAYCDGLARRVHILIQRIKMEPDFAITGGIAKNRGVVQRVEKAFGVKAMISPEPQIVGALGAALFAKAIMEKQARGG; encoded by the coding sequence ATGTTGGTCAAGCAATCTACCAGATGGTCGGCATATTCCTGGAAAGATCCGGACAGAGACTGGACGAAAGCTAAAAACATTGTCGCTGGTGTTGATGTCGGGTCAGTGGGTTCCAAGGCATTGGTTCTCACTGACGGCCAGATTTGTTGTTACAGCGGGATGTATACGGGGTCAAATAGCCCGCGTGCCGCCGAAGATGCATTGAACCTCGCCCTGAAAGATACAGGAATGAAGCTCGAGAACATTCAATACACAGTTGGCACCGGCTACGGTCGAGTCAATGTCCCCTTTGCGAACAAGACGATAACAGAAATCGGTTGTCACGCACGAGGAGCTCATTGGTTCTTTCCATCGGTTCGAACCATCCTCGACATGGGCGGCCAAGACTGTAAAGGCATCCACTGTGACGAAACAGGTCGAGTTACGCATTTTCTCATGAATGACAAGTGCGCGGCGGGAACCGGCCGATCGATGGAAATCATCGGGGAGATGCTGGGTGTGCCTGTAGATGAGATTGGCGATCGATCTCTCGATATTGTCGGCGAAATCCCGCCCGTTAGCAGCACGTGTGTCGTCTTCGCCAAATCAGAGGCTTTCAGCCTTCTGCAGGACGGGGTGCCATTGAATGAAGTGCTGGCGGCATATTGTGATGGCCTCGCTCGTCGAGTTCATATTCTTATCCAGCGGATAAAAATGGAGCCGGACTTTGCCATCACGGGGGGCATAGCAAAAAACAGGGGAGTAGTTCAGAGAGTGGAAAAAGCCTTCGGGGTCAAGGCCATGATCAGCCCCGAACCCCAAATAGTTGGCGCCCTGGGGGCAGCCTTGTTTGCCAAAGCCATAATGGAAAAACAGGCGCGAGGGGGATAA
- a CDS encoding acyl-CoA dehydratase activase, translated as MISAGIDVGTRNTKIVVFENGNGSGGNIRSQSMILTGGDIRESSGRALDEALTRAGLSRADVQSIVATGAGKRHVGLTNEKMTEAVCDAKGITWLFPSVRTVIDVGAEQGRGIRCDASGKVIDFVTNEKCAAGVGAFAENMSWALETKLDDMESLARSSQNKVDMNITCVVFAESEVVSLIHSGVPKQDIVRAILHAIASRTTSMLNRLGMETEVSMIGGVSTNGWVIDFAKEQLGVPVRVPENPYMVGALGAALLAQH; from the coding sequence ATGATAAGCGCCGGTATTGATGTCGGAACCCGAAATACAAAAATCGTTGTTTTTGAAAACGGCAACGGAAGCGGAGGCAATATCCGTTCCCAGAGCATGATCCTGACAGGTGGCGATATACGTGAATCATCTGGACGGGCGTTGGATGAGGCCCTGACGAGGGCCGGGTTATCCCGGGCGGATGTGCAATCTATCGTGGCCACGGGTGCTGGGAAAAGGCATGTGGGCCTTACCAACGAAAAGATGACTGAGGCTGTATGCGATGCAAAGGGCATAACTTGGCTCTTCCCTTCGGTTAGAACAGTTATCGATGTGGGGGCTGAGCAAGGTAGAGGAATCCGGTGCGATGCCAGTGGCAAGGTCATCGATTTCGTCACTAACGAGAAGTGTGCCGCAGGGGTGGGAGCTTTCGCAGAAAACATGTCCTGGGCCCTAGAGACGAAGCTCGATGATATGGAGTCGTTAGCCCGTTCTTCACAAAATAAAGTCGATATGAACATAACCTGCGTCGTATTCGCTGAATCAGAGGTAGTATCACTCATTCATTCCGGGGTGCCCAAGCAAGATATCGTACGGGCCATACTCCATGCCATTGCCTCGAGGACCACATCCATGTTGAACCGCCTTGGTATGGAAACAGAGGTATCAATGATCGGCGGTGTGTCCACCAACGGCTGGGTAATCGATTTTGCCAAAGAGCAACTAGGCGTTCCCGTTAGGGTGCCGGAAAACCCATACATGGTAGGTGCCCTGGGGGCGGCTCTTTTGGCGCAGCACTAG
- a CDS encoding 2-hydroxyacyl-CoA dehydratase family protein, producing MMNKQTLYKTKPLDCWPKAKEIRRKHYQAVLAAKEKGTLLVSGSATPLPLTPGIGATLHLGGEPWGATIANSPDLVRQALEEAEGQGFAPDMCGYFLCYIGAMHLNRSPLGGPAPRPDLCFTRHECDTHGKWYQLVSEHYKIPYFCIDIPLIEANSDKTPLITEYVVGQCHDYIAWLEKTTGRTFDDEKMIQAIRNDWNSTKLWAEISLLNTAIPAPLDQTQLYSLYVIGMLQRHEKETVELFRMLRDEVQDRIDQQIAALATEHCRVLHDGQPPWYSFKLFKRMEEYGAACVGSYYSLVLSGHFEEENGKLVPARTPDELGVPIRTRDQAIRAMVGWYLAHSTLKCLNTPAWKSFEMLRLVKAYHVDGVLIHLNRGCEGLNFGSMENRLALKEAGIAVATYEGNMADPRQFNEGQTLDRVDAFMESLGLKRMLN from the coding sequence ATGATGAATAAGCAAACACTGTACAAAACCAAGCCGCTGGATTGCTGGCCGAAGGCGAAGGAAATCAGGCGAAAGCATTACCAGGCCGTCTTAGCTGCCAAGGAAAAAGGCACGCTTCTTGTATCGGGGTCAGCCACACCGTTGCCACTGACTCCTGGGATCGGCGCTACATTACACCTGGGAGGTGAACCTTGGGGGGCGACCATCGCTAATAGTCCCGACCTGGTAAGGCAAGCCCTGGAAGAAGCCGAGGGACAAGGATTCGCGCCGGATATGTGCGGCTATTTCCTTTGCTATATCGGTGCTATGCATCTGAACCGCAGTCCTCTGGGAGGACCGGCTCCAAGACCGGACCTCTGCTTCACCAGGCACGAGTGTGATACCCACGGAAAATGGTATCAACTTGTCAGTGAGCATTACAAGATTCCCTATTTTTGCATCGATATACCGTTAATCGAAGCTAATAGTGATAAGACGCCTCTGATCACAGAATATGTTGTCGGACAATGTCATGATTATATCGCGTGGCTGGAAAAGACCACAGGCCGGACTTTCGATGACGAGAAGATGATCCAAGCGATCAGAAATGACTGGAACTCCACGAAACTGTGGGCCGAGATAAGCCTGTTGAATACGGCCATTCCCGCACCTCTGGATCAAACGCAACTCTATAGCCTGTATGTCATCGGCATGCTCCAAAGACATGAGAAAGAAACTGTTGAGCTTTTCCGAATGTTGCGAGACGAGGTGCAGGATCGTATCGATCAGCAGATCGCTGCGTTGGCTACCGAACATTGCCGCGTGCTGCACGATGGCCAGCCGCCATGGTACTCCTTCAAGCTGTTCAAGCGCATGGAGGAGTACGGCGCAGCGTGCGTGGGTTCTTATTACAGTCTGGTTCTATCCGGTCATTTCGAGGAAGAGAATGGAAAGCTGGTACCTGCTCGTACCCCCGACGAACTGGGCGTACCAATCAGAACCCGCGACCAAGCCATTCGAGCCATGGTTGGCTGGTATCTTGCCCACTCGACACTCAAGTGTTTGAATACTCCCGCGTGGAAAAGCTTCGAGATGCTGCGTCTGGTGAAGGCTTACCACGTGGATGGCGTCTTGATACACCTCAACCGGGGTTGCGAGGGCTTGAATTTCGGCTCCATGGAAAACCGACTGGCCCTGAAAGAGGCAGGCATAGCGGTGGCCACTTATGAGGGAAACATGGCCGACCCAAGGCAATTTAATGAGGGACAGACACTGGATCGCGTTGATGCTTTCATGGAAAGCCTTGGACTGAAAAGGATGCTCAACTAA